TGTTCTCCGGCATTTCTTAAAATTTAATGAAGATCTTTTAATATACGATTCAGAAGATCCTTTTTTTCACTATCCGATTCTTTTCCTATCATAACTGCCACCCAGACGGCAGTCCCCGATATTTTTTCTTTTTTCAGGAAACAGATATCCTCTGTGCTCTGACTGTCTTCGCGGTACCTGCTTACAATCCGGTTTAATTCTGAGAAAATTTCTATCAGCCTGTCGAAATCATTTTCCCTCTCCAGGATCATTGTTTCTCCATGGCACCTTTCCTCCCCTGCGGTTGCAATGATCTGCATACAAAGATGCAATTCACCTGTGATATCCGACGCCTCCATCAATACATCCGGCCGCATTTCTCTTGTTTCCAGAAAAATCTTTTTTGCCAGATCAACATCACGTTTTCTGAAACATTCGGCAAGTCTTTGTTTTAATTCACCTGTTTCTGCCTTTTCTCCAAGCATTCCCACCTTACATTCATACACACGCAATTTCTTAACGGTAACCCAAACAAGCAATAGAAATTCAGAAATAAATCCAAATACTCTTTTATGGTAGGCATCTTCTCCCGTCTCCAGTTCAATCCGCTCTGCCACTTCAAAAAAAATGGAAAACAGCCAGGACGCATATTCATCAAATAATTTTTTTGATGTGACAAGAATATTTCCAAAATAAGTCTGTCTGCCATTTACCAGCGTGTCAAACGCATCTGCATATTCCGGGTATTTCTCTGCTATGACTTTTCCTGTCATTTCAAGCGCCCGTATATTATGATTTGCCGAAAATCCATCATAGTAAGAATTATTTAACTGAACCTTTTTCGTTGTGACCAGGTCATATTTCTTTAACAGTTCCCGGTATTCCGCCTCCGTATAAATCTGTTCCTTTTCATTGATCAGATATCTTCTGTAATGGCAGGTACCGACATAATCCACATCATGACAATTTTTCCAGATCCAGTAAAATCCTGTCAGTTCACTGTAATAACAGTTCAATGCCGAGATCTGTTCTCCTGTATCATCTCCCTGATATCCAAAATCTTCCCCACATGCCCTTCCGACATGGAGCGGTACATACAGTTTATCCGACAGCGGCGTGAATTTTTTGTGTGTCATGGTATATATGCGCATGGACATGATATGTCCCTCCTCTTTTGTGTTGTGCTCTGCATAAATAAACTATAACACAATTATCCTTCTTTTTTAACCGATCCCATGTTCTTTTTTTATCATCTCTTTCATTTCATTCAAAATGTCTGCCGAATTTTTTAACTGGATTTTTTCTTCATCATCCAGCGAGATCGGTATCACATCCTCCACTCCGTCTTTTCCAACAATGGCAGGCATACTGATCACGACGTCCTCCATCCCATAAATGCCACGCATCATGGATGATACCGGCAGGATCGACTGTTCATTTCTTATGATACATTCACAGATCCTCTTTACCGCCATTGCGATTCCATAATACGTGGCGTGTTTCCGTTCAATGATCTCGTAAGCACTGTTTCTTACTTTTTCATAGATACGGTTTTCTGATTCTTCATGCATAAAATGTCCCCGCATTTCACAGAAATCGCTAAGTCTCACACCTGAAATATTTGCATTTGACCATGCTGCAAGTTCACTGTCTCCATGTTCGCCGATGATAAACGCATGTACACTGCGGTTGTCCACCCCTAAATGCTCCCCGATCAGATATTTTAACCGGGCAGTATCAAGCACCGTTCCCGAGCCGATCACACGGTGTTCCGGAAAACCAGAGAGCTTTAATGCCGTATAGGTAAGAATGTCTACCGGATTTGACACGATAAGGAGGATTCCCTCACAGTCTCTCTTTGCAATTTCCGGAATGATCTGTTTATAAATTTCTACATTTTTGTGGA
The Roseburia rectibacter DNA segment above includes these coding regions:
- a CDS encoding L-lactate dehydrogenase, with the translated sequence MGKMNIRKAAMIGCGFVGASSAFALMQSGIFSEMVMIDADHAKAEGEAMDLSHGLPFARPVKIYAGDYDDITDAGIIIITAGANQKPDETRLDLIHKNVEIYKQIIPEIAKRDCEGILLIVSNPVDILTYTALKLSGFPEHRVIGSGTVLDTARLKYLIGEHLGVDNRSVHAFIIGEHGDSELAAWSNANISGVRLSDFCEMRGHFMHEESENRIYEKVRNSAYEIIERKHATYYGIAMAVKRICECIIRNEQSILPVSSMMRGIYGMEDVVISMPAIVGKDGVEDVIPISLDDEEKIQLKNSADILNEMKEMIKKEHGIG
- a CDS encoding DUF4422 domain-containing protein codes for the protein MSMRIYTMTHKKFTPLSDKLYVPLHVGRACGEDFGYQGDDTGEQISALNCYYSELTGFYWIWKNCHDVDYVGTCHYRRYLINEKEQIYTEAEYRELLKKYDLVTTKKVQLNNSYYDGFSANHNIRALEMTGKVIAEKYPEYADAFDTLVNGRQTYFGNILVTSKKLFDEYASWLFSIFFEVAERIELETGEDAYHKRVFGFISEFLLLVWVTVKKLRVYECKVGMLGEKAETGELKQRLAECFRKRDVDLAKKIFLETREMRPDVLMEASDITGELHLCMQIIATAGEERCHGETMILERENDFDRLIEIFSELNRIVSRYREDSQSTEDICFLKKEKISGTAVWVAVMIGKESDSEKKDLLNRILKDLH